A DNA window from Sulfitobacter noctilucicola contains the following coding sequences:
- a CDS encoding 16S rRNA (uracil(1498)-N(3))-methyltransferase, with amino-acid sequence MNAKIRLYVDHPLGEEQSVPLDKGQAHYLFGVMRQAVGGMVALFNGRDGEWQAEIVEAGKRGGTLRCVNQSALLQMPPDLWLIFAPIKKARTDFIVEKATEMGAARILPVMTEYTNAGRVQVDRLQAHAVEAAEQCGGTYVPRVEAPVKFRVLMDQWAPERRIMFCDEALAGASGRLPEVRGPWAILIGPEGGFSDAERTRLHKADYADAVTLGPRILRADTAAVAAMTLWQQSLGDWA; translated from the coding sequence ATGAATGCGAAAATAAGACTGTATGTAGATCACCCTTTAGGGGAGGAGCAATCGGTTCCTTTAGATAAAGGACAGGCGCATTACCTTTTCGGGGTGATGCGGCAGGCGGTGGGCGGCATGGTGGCGCTGTTTAACGGGCGCGATGGCGAATGGCAGGCCGAGATTGTCGAAGCGGGCAAACGCGGTGGAACGCTGCGCTGTGTCAATCAAAGCGCTCTGCTGCAGATGCCGCCGGACCTGTGGCTGATCTTTGCCCCGATCAAAAAGGCGCGCACCGATTTTATCGTCGAGAAAGCTACCGAAATGGGAGCTGCGCGGATTTTACCTGTGATGACAGAGTACACCAATGCGGGCCGTGTGCAGGTAGACCGGTTGCAGGCCCATGCGGTTGAGGCGGCAGAGCAATGCGGCGGGACATATGTGCCCCGCGTGGAGGCTCCGGTAAAATTCCGTGTTTTGATGGACCAATGGGCACCCGAGCGCCGGATCATGTTTTGCGACGAGGCGCTTGCAGGCGCGTCAGGTCGTTTGCCCGAGGTGCGCGGCCCTTGGGCAATCCTGATCGGACCGGAAGGCGGGTTTTCAGACGCGGAACGCACGCGATTGCACAAGGCTGACTATGCGGATGCAGTCACACTTGGCCCACGCATTTTGCGCGCCGATACGGCGGCCGTCGCTGCAATGACCCTGTGGCAGCAGTCGTTGGGGGATTGGGCGTGA
- a CDS encoding LysE family translocator, with translation MVDLWTLAAFVPAALIMNMTPGADMLFCMGQGLRSGPKAAVMASAGIAAGGMVQVTLAGLGLGALVAAHPWAFDVIRWIGVGYLIYLAWQVLRQRDNSHTQAKGLGIWRAFGTGFIVNLTNPKIILFVLAFIPQFVVPDAGSVLGQFLVFGAVLGLGGFVINGVMGIFAARISNRTGRYSRPFAWVSAGIFAGLAARLAILERT, from the coding sequence ATGGTTGACCTGTGGACCCTAGCCGCCTTTGTGCCCGCGGCATTGATCATGAACATGACGCCCGGTGCAGACATGCTCTTTTGCATGGGGCAGGGATTGCGGTCGGGACCAAAGGCTGCGGTCATGGCCAGTGCAGGCATCGCGGCAGGCGGGATGGTACAGGTGACATTGGCCGGTCTGGGACTTGGCGCACTTGTGGCAGCGCACCCTTGGGCCTTTGATGTCATCCGCTGGATCGGTGTGGGGTATCTAATCTATCTTGCGTGGCAGGTTCTGCGGCAAAGAGACAATTCTCACACGCAGGCCAAAGGCTTGGGGATATGGCGGGCTTTCGGGACTGGATTCATCGTGAACCTCACAAATCCAAAAATTATACTGTTTGTATTGGCCTTCATTCCGCAGTTTGTCGTGCCTGATGCGGGGTCGGTTCTGGGACAGTTTCTGGTTTTTGGCGCTGTTTTGGGTCTGGGCGGCTTCGTGATCAACGGGGTGATGGGTATATTTGCTGCCCGCATCTCTAACCGGACGGGACGATACAGCAGGCCCTTCGCATGGGTGTCGGCAGGGATTTTTGCAGGGCTTGCAGCCCGTTTGGCGATATTGGAGCGGACATGA
- the plsY gene encoding glycerol-3-phosphate 1-O-acyltransferase PlsY, giving the protein MPPIDTSPVMLILWALFGYLMGSVPYGMLTARFMGLGNLRDIGSGNIGATNVLRTGSKKAAALTLLLDAGKGAVAVLIARAMAAEDAVQLTALAAMIGHCFPVWLRFDGGKGVATFLGIMLALAWPAGIGCCLIWLVAVAATRVSSMGALAAASASTFLLVITGYGYMLILGIALTLLLYLRHRANIIRIKAGTEPKIGQKG; this is encoded by the coding sequence ATGCCCCCCATTGATACTTCTCCTGTGATGCTAATCCTCTGGGCGCTGTTTGGCTACCTCATGGGGTCGGTCCCCTATGGCATGTTGACCGCGCGTTTCATGGGGCTTGGCAACCTGCGCGATATCGGGTCAGGCAACATCGGTGCCACCAATGTTCTGCGCACCGGAAGCAAGAAAGCCGCAGCACTAACGTTGCTGCTTGATGCGGGCAAAGGCGCGGTTGCGGTGCTGATCGCAAGGGCAATGGCCGCTGAGGATGCTGTGCAGCTTACAGCCCTTGCCGCGATGATCGGACACTGCTTTCCCGTCTGGCTACGCTTTGATGGGGGCAAAGGCGTGGCTACCTTTCTGGGCATTATGCTGGCACTGGCCTGGCCTGCGGGCATCGGATGCTGCCTGATCTGGCTGGTCGCTGTTGCAGCAACGCGCGTTTCCTCAATGGGTGCACTTGCCGCGGCTTCCGCCTCGACCTTCCTTTTGGTCATCACCGGCTATGGCTACATGCTGATCCTTGGTATCGCATTGACTTTGCTCCTTTATCTGCGCCACCGCGCGAATATCATACGCATCAAGGCAGGTACTGAGCCCAAGATCGGCCAAAAGGGGTGA
- the ubiA gene encoding 4-hydroxybenzoate octaprenyltransferase: MQDAPPSPDAPVADAAGDNWVDRYAPAFARPYLRLSRADRPIGTWLLLLPCWWGLALAILYDQSPRWFDLWILIGTGIGAFLMRGAGCTWNDITDRDIDAQVARTRSRPIPSGQVTVEAAIAWMVIQALLAALILFTFNRAAIGLGFLSLLLVAVYPYAKRFTWWPQVFLGLAFNWGALLVWTAHAGVLNSPAILLYGAGIAWTLFYDTIYAHQDTEDDALIGVKSTARLFGDTSPQWLRRFLMATVGLMGLAVVFSAMPNATILALVIALAGPWAMGWHMAWQLRGLDINNPSKMLQLFRANRDTGMIPLFFFAAALLA, translated from the coding sequence ATGCAAGACGCGCCGCCTTCACCAGATGCACCTGTCGCAGATGCGGCCGGCGACAACTGGGTTGACCGATATGCACCGGCTTTTGCGCGCCCCTATCTGCGCCTGTCCCGCGCTGACCGGCCGATTGGCACATGGTTGCTGCTGTTGCCCTGCTGGTGGGGTCTGGCGCTGGCAATCCTCTACGATCAAAGTCCGCGCTGGTTCGATCTTTGGATTCTGATCGGTACCGGCATCGGCGCCTTCCTGATGCGTGGTGCAGGCTGCACTTGGAACGATATCACCGACCGCGATATTGATGCGCAAGTCGCCCGCACGCGGTCGCGCCCCATCCCCTCCGGTCAGGTCACGGTTGAGGCCGCGATAGCATGGATGGTGATTCAGGCCCTGCTCGCCGCACTTATCCTGTTCACCTTCAATCGTGCTGCCATCGGTCTGGGATTTCTGTCGTTGCTGCTGGTCGCAGTCTATCCTTACGCCAAACGATTTACATGGTGGCCGCAAGTATTTCTGGGGCTCGCGTTCAACTGGGGCGCATTGCTGGTCTGGACAGCCCATGCAGGAGTGCTGAATTCCCCTGCGATCCTCTTATATGGTGCCGGCATCGCCTGGACCCTTTTTTACGATACGATTTATGCACATCAGGACACAGAGGATGACGCGCTGATCGGTGTAAAGTCTACCGCGCGGCTGTTCGGTGACACATCACCGCAATGGTTGCGCCGCTTTTTGATGGCGACTGTCGGTCTGATGGGGCTGGCCGTTGTCTTTAGCGCGATGCCGAATGCAACCATTCTGGCGCTGGTAATCGCGCTGGCGGGACCTTGGGCGATGGGTTGGCATATGGCGTGGCAATTGCGCGGCCTGGACATCAACAATCCCTCGAAAATGCTTCAGCTGTTTCGTGCCAACCGAGATACCGGCATGATCCCGCTGTTCTTTTTCGCCGCAGCCCTGCTGGCGTGA
- a CDS encoding uracil-DNA glycosylase → MESAEFYHHLALLDWQVELGVTEAIMDTPVDRYALPDAMEKPSAVSAASPSVMPIKPASVDPVAVATQAAQAAQSLEELRAAMEAFEHCTLKKGARNMVFSDGVAGARVMLIGEAPGRDEDRAGKPFVGAAGQLLDKMLGAINMGRDHAQAPVYITNVLPWRPPQNRDPKPDEIAMMKPFLLRHIELASPDVLVIIGNWACQALLGKKGITRLRGEWTQAANKPALPMFHPAYLLRSPEFKREAWADLLSLQARLRDG, encoded by the coding sequence ATGGAATCAGCGGAATTTTATCATCATCTGGCGTTGCTTGATTGGCAGGTCGAACTGGGCGTGACCGAAGCAATAATGGACACGCCTGTGGATCGCTATGCGTTGCCGGATGCGATGGAAAAGCCGTCTGCGGTTTCGGCGGCAAGCCCTTCTGTCATGCCGATAAAGCCTGCGTCGGTTGATCCCGTCGCGGTGGCCACGCAGGCGGCACAAGCGGCTCAGTCATTGGAAGAGCTGCGCGCCGCGATGGAGGCGTTCGAGCATTGCACCTTGAAAAAGGGTGCCCGCAATATGGTTTTCTCGGACGGCGTGGCCGGTGCGCGTGTCATGTTGATCGGAGAAGCACCGGGACGCGACGAGGACCGTGCTGGCAAACCGTTCGTCGGGGCGGCGGGCCAACTGCTGGACAAGATGCTTGGGGCCATCAACATGGGCCGCGACCACGCGCAGGCACCTGTCTATATTACCAATGTGTTGCCATGGCGGCCCCCGCAGAACCGCGATCCGAAACCCGATGAGATTGCGATGATGAAACCCTTTCTGCTGCGACATATCGAACTGGCGTCGCCGGATGTGCTGGTCATCATCGGCAATTGGGCCTGTCAGGCGCTTTTGGGCAAAAAAGGGATCACGCGGTTACGGGGTGAATGGACGCAGGCGGCGAACAAACCTGCATTGCCGATGTTCCATCCTGCCTATCTGCTTCGCTCGCCCGAGTTTAAACGCGAGGCTTGGGCTGATCTGTTAAGCCTTCAGGCGCGGTTGCGCGATGGTTGA
- a CDS encoding aspartate carbamoyltransferase catalytic subunit has protein sequence MSFSHRHLLGIENLSQADITAILDLADTFADLNRQADKHADALAGLTQINMFFENSTRTQASFEIAGKRLGADVMNMAMQASSIKKGETLIDTAMTLNAMHPDLLVVRHPQSGAVDLLAQKVNCAVLNAGDGRHEHPTQALLDALTIRRAKGRLHRLSVAICGDIAHSRVARSNIMLLGKMENRIRLIAPPTLMPAGIGDFGVEVFDNMEEGLRDVDVVMMLRLQKERMDGGFIPSEREYYHRYGLDADKLAHAKPDAIVMHPGPMNRGVEIDGTLADDINRSVIQDQVEMGVAVRMAAMDLLARNLRARVLQPV, from the coding sequence ATGTCTTTTTCCCATCGTCACCTGCTTGGCATCGAAAATCTGTCGCAAGCGGACATCACTGCGATCCTAGATCTGGCAGATACCTTCGCCGATCTGAACCGGCAGGCTGACAAACACGCGGATGCCTTGGCGGGCCTCACACAGATCAACATGTTCTTTGAAAACTCGACCCGCACACAAGCCAGCTTTGAGATTGCGGGCAAGCGGCTGGGAGCCGATGTGATGAACATGGCGATGCAGGCGTCCTCGATCAAAAAGGGTGAGACGCTGATTGACACTGCCATGACACTGAACGCGATGCACCCCGATCTGCTGGTTGTGCGCCATCCGCAGTCAGGCGCGGTGGACTTGCTGGCGCAAAAAGTGAACTGCGCTGTGCTGAACGCTGGCGACGGACGTCATGAGCACCCGACACAGGCGCTGCTCGACGCGCTGACGATCCGGCGGGCGAAGGGACGTTTGCACAGACTATCCGTGGCCATCTGTGGTGATATCGCGCACAGCCGTGTCGCACGCTCCAACATCATGTTGCTGGGCAAGATGGAAAACCGCATCCGCCTGATCGCTCCGCCCACCCTGATGCCTGCGGGCATCGGTGATTTCGGAGTAGAAGTCTTCGATAACATGGAAGAAGGGCTTCGGGACGTCGATGTCGTCATGATGCTCCGCCTGCAAAAAGAGCGGATGGATGGCGGTTTCATCCCGTCAGAGCGCGAATATTACCACCGCTATGGCCTGGACGCCGACAAACTTGCCCATGCAAAACCCGACGCTATTGTCATGCATCCCGGCCCAATGAACCGCGGAGTAGAGATTGACGGCACCTTGGCGGATGACATCAATCGCAGTGTCATTCAGGATCAGGTCGAGATGGGTGTCGCCGTGCGCATGGCTGCGATGGACCTTCTCGCCCGCAACCTGCGTGCCCGCGTCCTGCAACCGGTTTAA
- a CDS encoding OmpA family protein, with translation MRLSSLLIIAMTFFAAAVVSLVAANFSVKLIEESSEIGVRDALDGEGMTWAEVEADGLQVTLAGVAPTEAVRYKALTTAGSIVDAARVIDLMEVEAQAAIAPPRFSAEVLRNDSGISIIGLIPASTDRESTIKKFANMAGEANVADLLEQADYPAPEGWEDALAYATSAIAQLPRAKASIAAGRVSITAIADSVEARAEMERVLKRRVPPSVELVIDIAAPRPVITPFTLRFELDEDGAHFDACSADTDAARARIVAAATRAGVTDTPRCTVGMGVPSPTWSTAVEQAISAVERLGGGSVTFADADINLIALPGSSQATFDRVVGELENSLPPVFALRSQLPKVQDPNEGPPEFTVTLSPEGQVQLRGRVNDAALRELADSYAKARFGSDRVYTATRVAENLPADWAPRVLTGLEALAALSNGSVTVTPNALSVTGNTGNPDASTEIASLLAGKLGEGADYDISVNYQEKLDPVLGLPSPSECEAQIGEILKTGKINFEPGSATIDSSALSIMDEIADILKRCGDLPLEIQGYTDSQGRETMNLALSQSRAESVLNELRARRVLTGTYTAKGYGEENPIADNGTEAGREANRRIEFRLLRPDTVAVPDETTLESAAQSGDTENQTSEEGTSDEQN, from the coding sequence ATGCGCCTTTCTTCACTGCTGATCATCGCAATGACCTTCTTCGCGGCTGCTGTCGTGTCTCTGGTTGCGGCGAATTTCAGCGTGAAGCTGATTGAGGAAAGCTCCGAAATCGGCGTGCGCGATGCGCTTGATGGCGAAGGAATGACCTGGGCCGAAGTAGAAGCAGACGGGTTGCAAGTGACCTTGGCCGGCGTCGCCCCGACCGAAGCGGTCCGCTACAAAGCACTGACTACAGCAGGTTCTATCGTTGATGCCGCCCGCGTGATCGACCTGATGGAAGTTGAAGCGCAGGCCGCCATCGCGCCTCCCCGTTTCTCTGCCGAAGTGCTGCGCAATGACAGTGGCATTTCAATCATCGGCCTTATCCCTGCCAGCACTGATCGCGAAAGCACGATCAAGAAATTTGCCAATATGGCAGGTGAAGCAAACGTCGCTGACCTGCTGGAGCAGGCCGATTATCCCGCGCCTGAAGGGTGGGAAGATGCCTTGGCCTATGCGACCAGTGCCATCGCACAGCTGCCGCGCGCAAAAGCATCTATCGCGGCGGGCCGTGTATCGATTACCGCGATCGCCGACAGTGTCGAAGCCAGAGCGGAAATGGAGCGGGTCCTCAAGCGGCGTGTCCCGCCAAGCGTCGAGCTGGTTATCGACATCGCAGCACCACGCCCTGTGATTACGCCCTTTACACTGCGTTTTGAGCTGGATGAAGACGGTGCGCACTTTGACGCCTGCTCTGCCGATACCGACGCGGCACGTGCCCGCATCGTCGCAGCCGCCACGCGTGCGGGCGTGACCGATACGCCACGCTGCACTGTGGGCATGGGTGTGCCAAGCCCGACATGGTCGACTGCGGTAGAACAGGCCATCAGCGCGGTCGAACGTCTGGGCGGCGGATCAGTCACATTCGCCGATGCCGACATCAATCTGATTGCCCTGCCGGGCAGCAGTCAGGCCACATTCGACCGCGTGGTCGGAGAGCTTGAAAACAGCCTGCCGCCCGTCTTCGCGCTGCGCTCGCAATTGCCCAAGGTGCAAGACCCGAACGAAGGACCACCAGAGTTCACCGTAACACTTAGCCCCGAAGGTCAGGTGCAACTGCGCGGACGTGTAAATGATGCTGCCCTGCGCGAACTTGCAGACAGCTATGCCAAGGCGCGATTCGGGTCCGACCGGGTTTATACAGCGACAAGAGTGGCCGAAAACTTGCCAGCCGACTGGGCTCCACGGGTGCTGACCGGACTGGAAGCACTGGCGGCCCTTAGCAACGGCTCTGTCACTGTCACGCCCAACGCGCTGTCTGTGACAGGCAATACTGGCAACCCTGATGCCAGCACCGAAATCGCCTCTCTCCTTGCTGGAAAACTGGGTGAAGGCGCGGACTACGATATCTCCGTGAATTATCAGGAAAAGCTCGATCCCGTTCTGGGCCTGCCCTCCCCAAGCGAATGTGAAGCGCAAATCGGCGAGATATTGAAAACAGGCAAGATTAACTTCGAACCCGGCTCCGCCACGATTGATTCCTCCGCCCTTTCGATCATGGATGAAATCGCCGACATCCTGAAACGCTGTGGTGATCTGCCGTTGGAAATTCAGGGTTATACCGACAGTCAGGGCCGCGAGACAATGAACCTCGCTCTCAGCCAAAGTCGCGCGGAGTCAGTTTTGAACGAACTGCGTGCTCGTCGTGTGCTGACCGGCACCTACACTGCCAAAGGGTATGGCGAAGAAAACCCGATTGCGGACAATGGCACAGAAGCGGGCCGCGAAGCCAACCGCCGCATCGAATTCCGTCTGCTGCGCCCTGATACCGTCGCGGTACCCGATGAGACAACGCTGGAGTCTGCGGCTCAATCAGGCGATACAGAAAACCAAACGTCCGAAGAAGGCACATCAGATGAGCAGAACTGA
- the pyrC gene encoding dihydroorotase, protein MTVHFINAKLINPEEGRITEGTLTVTDGKIAQISTDMAPLPADAEVVDCAGKFLAPGIVDLGVKVCEPGERHKESYRSAGLAAAAGGVTTMITRPDTNPAIDSPEVLEFVTRRANEAAPVNVVPMAALTKSREGREMTEIGFLMDAGAAAFTDCDHVIADTKVFARALTYARGLGALVIAHPQEPNLSSGAAVTSGKFASLRGLPAVSPMAERMGLDRDIALIEMTGAKYHADQITTARALPPLARAKANGLDITAGVGIHHLTLNALDVADYRTFFKLKPPLRDEEDRLAVVDAVASGLIDIVCSMHTPQDEESKRLPFEEAASGAVALETFLPAALRLFHAELIDLPVLWRAMSLNPAQRLGLPGGRLAPGAPADLVLFDAHAPFVMDRSKLSSKSRNTPFDGMRMQGKVLKTFVSGTCVFEAT, encoded by the coding sequence ATGACTGTGCATTTCATTAATGCCAAGCTGATCAACCCGGAAGAAGGGCGCATCACCGAGGGCACGCTGACCGTCACCGATGGTAAGATTGCCCAGATCAGTACGGACATGGCCCCCTTGCCGGCAGATGCCGAAGTCGTTGATTGCGCGGGCAAGTTTCTTGCCCCCGGTATTGTCGATCTGGGCGTCAAAGTCTGCGAACCAGGCGAGCGTCACAAAGAAAGCTACCGCTCTGCCGGTCTGGCGGCTGCGGCGGGCGGCGTCACCACGATGATCACGCGCCCCGACACCAATCCGGCGATTGACAGCCCCGAAGTGTTGGAATTTGTCACTCGCCGCGCCAACGAAGCCGCACCTGTCAACGTCGTACCGATGGCCGCACTCACCAAATCCCGCGAAGGGCGCGAAATGACCGAGATCGGTTTCCTGATGGACGCAGGGGCCGCAGCCTTTACCGATTGCGACCACGTGATTGCCGATACCAAGGTATTTGCCCGTGCGCTGACCTATGCGCGTGGTTTGGGCGCTCTGGTCATCGCTCATCCGCAAGAACCCAATCTCAGTTCCGGTGCTGCAGTGACATCCGGCAAATTTGCTTCCTTACGCGGATTGCCTGCTGTGTCGCCGATGGCCGAGCGTATGGGATTGGACCGCGATATCGCGCTGATCGAAATGACCGGTGCCAAATATCACGCGGACCAGATTACAACCGCACGCGCCCTGCCGCCGCTCGCGCGCGCCAAGGCAAACGGTCTGGACATCACTGCCGGTGTTGGCATTCATCATCTGACGCTGAACGCATTGGATGTGGCCGACTACCGCACGTTCTTCAAGCTCAAACCGCCTTTGCGTGACGAAGAAGACCGCCTTGCCGTGGTCGACGCAGTCGCAAGTGGTTTGATCGATATTGTCTGCTCCATGCACACCCCGCAGGACGAAGAATCAAAACGCCTGCCATTTGAGGAAGCGGCATCAGGTGCCGTCGCACTTGAGACCTTTCTGCCTGCCGCTCTGCGCCTGTTCCACGCCGAACTGATTGACCTGCCGGTGCTGTGGCGGGCAATGTCTCTGAACCCTGCGCAGCGTCTTGGTCTGCCCGGTGGGCGCCTTGCGCCGGGTGCCCCTGCTGATCTGGTTCTGTTCGACGCGCATGCGCCCTTTGTGATGGACCGGTCCAAACTCTCATCGAAATCGCGTAACACGCCGTTTGACGGGATGCGGATGCAGGGTAAGGTGCTGAAAACCTTCGTTTCCGGAACCTGCGTATTTGAGGCGACCTGA
- a CDS encoding glutamate--cysteine ligase has protein sequence MSIPQSGGGPIERHEQLAEYLADGCKPKSEWRIGTEHEKFGYCKDTLKPLPYEGERSIRVMLEGLRDKHNWAPVEEGGKLIGLEKDGANVSLEPGGQLELSGAPVETIHETCDEVNTHLREVQEVADEIGVGWIGLGAAPVWTHEQMDLMPKGRYKLMNDYMGRVGSMGRVMMRRTCTVQVNLDFGSEADMVQKMRVAVALQPVATALFANSPFFEGKPNSYKSLRSMVWRNLDAARTGTLPFIFEDGFGFERWVEYALDVPMYFVYRDGKYVDALGMSFRDFLEGKLPALPGETPTLSDWADHLTTAFPEARMKKFIEMRGADGGPWRRLCALPAFWVGLMYDQTALDGAWDLVKDWTPAQHDALRVAASVDGLQAKVSGINMHDIAREAVALSEAGLKARGKVGAGGMVPDETHFLNALKESIETGKVPADEMLEDYHGKWNGDLSKIYADYSY, from the coding sequence ATGTCCATTCCCCAATCCGGCGGTGGCCCAATTGAGCGCCACGAACAACTCGCGGAGTATCTGGCGGATGGGTGTAAACCCAAATCCGAATGGCGGATCGGGACGGAGCACGAGAAGTTCGGGTATTGCAAAGACACGTTGAAACCGCTGCCTTATGAGGGTGAACGCTCCATTCGCGTTATGCTGGAAGGGTTGCGCGACAAGCACAACTGGGCACCCGTCGAAGAAGGCGGCAAACTGATCGGTCTGGAGAAAGACGGAGCAAACGTATCGCTGGAACCCGGCGGACAACTTGAGCTTTCCGGTGCGCCGGTTGAGACGATCCACGAGACGTGTGACGAGGTAAACACCCACCTGCGCGAAGTGCAGGAAGTTGCAGACGAGATAGGTGTGGGATGGATTGGTCTGGGTGCCGCACCTGTCTGGACACACGAGCAGATGGATTTGATGCCCAAGGGGCGTTACAAATTGATGAACGATTATATGGGGCGCGTTGGCTCTATGGGTCGTGTGATGATGCGGCGGACCTGCACGGTTCAGGTCAATCTCGACTTCGGATCAGAGGCGGACATGGTGCAGAAAATGCGCGTCGCCGTGGCGTTGCAGCCTGTGGCTACAGCGCTTTTTGCAAACTCGCCCTTCTTTGAGGGAAAGCCCAACAGCTATAAATCCCTGCGGTCCATGGTCTGGCGCAATCTGGATGCGGCACGCACAGGCACTTTGCCTTTCATTTTCGAAGACGGGTTCGGATTTGAACGCTGGGTGGAATACGCGCTCGATGTGCCGATGTATTTTGTGTACCGCGATGGCAAATATGTAGACGCACTGGGCATGTCATTCCGAGATTTCCTGGAAGGCAAGTTGCCCGCGCTGCCCGGAGAGACGCCGACCCTGAGCGATTGGGCGGATCATCTGACGACCGCATTCCCTGAGGCACGCATGAAGAAATTCATTGAGATGCGCGGTGCGGATGGTGGACCGTGGCGCAGGTTGTGCGCCTTGCCTGCTTTCTGGGTCGGGTTGATGTATGATCAGACAGCGTTGGACGGTGCGTGGGATCTGGTCAAAGACTGGACACCGGCACAGCACGACGCCTTACGCGTAGCTGCATCTGTTGACGGATTGCAGGCCAAAGTCTCGGGCATCAACATGCACGACATTGCCCGCGAGGCGGTTGCGCTGTCCGAAGCAGGCTTGAAGGCACGCGGCAAGGTCGGTGCGGGTGGTATGGTTCCTGATGAAACCCATTTCCTGAACGCGCTGAAAGAAAGCATCGAGACAGGTAAGGTTCCCGCAGATGAGATGCTGGAAGACTACCACGGCAAGTGGAACGGCGATCTTTCGAAGATTTACGCTGACTACAGCTATTGA
- a CDS encoding molybdenum cofactor biosynthesis protein MoaE — MRISVQEAPFDLGRESAAFAAGHRDMGAIVTFTGIVRDLPDDPLDAMEIEHYPGMTEAALTEIATQAMARFSLGDALIIHRYGRLTPGEMIMMVATAAPHRKDAFDGAEFLMDYLKSRAPFWKREITAKGAAWVASKDADEDALKRW; from the coding sequence ATGCGAATCTCGGTGCAGGAAGCCCCGTTTGATCTGGGTCGCGAAAGCGCTGCTTTTGCCGCAGGCCACCGCGACATGGGCGCGATAGTTACCTTTACCGGCATCGTTCGCGACCTTCCTGATGATCCGTTGGATGCGATGGAGATCGAGCATTATCCCGGGATGACCGAAGCGGCGTTGACAGAAATTGCAACGCAGGCAATGGCGCGTTTTAGCCTTGGGGATGCGCTGATTATTCACCGCTACGGCCGTTTGACCCCCGGCGAGATGATCATGATGGTGGCGACTGCTGCACCGCACCGCAAAGACGCTTTTGACGGGGCCGAGTTCCTGATGGACTACCTGAAATCCCGGGCACCGTTTTGGAAGCGGGAGATTACGGCGAAAGGCGCGGCTTGGGTTGCGTCAAAAGATGCGGACGAGGACGCGCTAAAGCGCTGGTAG
- a CDS encoding DUF805 domain-containing protein — MREFLSIFENFAFKAFNFGGRATPGEYWAVIALIWAIICYVLMGDIAEVHRFLLAREIPPMNPLYYDSIVIFMLTLIPRLSLNMRRLHDRNRSGFWVILPAIAIMSTIVLFSGLAGGMMNSSLTGVANQPNDPANIIYPVVLFFGAPQTFWEEMFAISLAFEAAGTDTVWGLLAEIMAHNGAVDIRRNASNVSTGLEGESGHTVGVLFISFALVATPIVTGLLHSLMNALPSVPFDNIYGPAKIAELQWKKKTDGKHNPMAGYACLFEETDEEKAAKREKGAAEVKALYRSRVLGLQE; from the coding sequence ATGAGGGAATTCCTTTCTATATTTGAGAACTTCGCCTTCAAAGCGTTCAACTTTGGCGGCAGGGCAACGCCTGGCGAATACTGGGCAGTCATCGCATTGATCTGGGCCATCATCTGCTATGTATTGATGGGCGACATCGCCGAAGTACACCGCTTCCTGCTGGCGCGGGAAATTCCGCCCATGAACCCGCTCTACTACGATTCGATCGTTATTTTTATGCTGACGCTAATACCGCGCCTGTCGCTGAACATGCGCCGCCTGCATGACCGAAACCGGTCTGGTTTCTGGGTAATCCTGCCCGCCATCGCAATCATGTCCACTATCGTTCTGTTTTCCGGCCTCGCGGGCGGAATGATGAACTCAAGTCTTACTGGCGTGGCAAACCAACCGAATGATCCCGCCAACATCATCTATCCGGTTGTCCTGTTTTTCGGAGCGCCGCAAACGTTCTGGGAAGAGATGTTCGCCATCTCGCTCGCTTTCGAGGCCGCTGGAACCGATACTGTCTGGGGTCTGCTCGCCGAGATTATGGCGCATAACGGTGCCGTCGATATCCGCCGCAATGCGTCCAACGTCAGCACCGGGCTTGAGGGGGAATCAGGTCATACCGTTGGCGTGCTCTTTATCTCATTCGCTTTGGTCGCCACACCGATTGTGACAGGCCTGTTGCACAGTCTGATGAATGCCCTGCCCAGCGTCCCGTTCGATAACATCTACGGACCGGCGAAAATTGCAGAACTTCAGTGGAAGAAAAAGACAGACGGCAAACACAATCCCATGGCGGGTTATGCCTGCCTGTTCGAAGAAACGGACGAGGAAAAAGCAGCAAAGCGCGAAAAAGGTGCCGCCGAAGTCAAAGCGCTCTACCGCAGCCGGGTTCTGGGTCTTCAGGAATAA